The stretch of DNA tgcatgcatgcatgtatgtgtatatgtatgcaacTTCAAGATCGCCATTTCACagtctttgttttttttcttcattcatcattcatcaGCCAACAGCTGGCAGTTATCCATCCTCAATCCTTAATACCAAAAACTTAGTTGGGTTTTTCATTACCAAATGCACAACAATTATCCAAGATGAATCGactaattaatttgctgttgtttaaaTGCACATTATAACTGCATAAGCAACACGATTAACACGATTTGAGAACCAGAACAAAAATAGGATTCACACGTAACAAAAATCACAcggtggcaggtggcaagtGAGCGCCGCtcccagcggcagcagctcttAAATCCGAGATAAACAATAACATGGATCCATCCATTCCTATGCCATTTGAGAGTACGAGGTATACAGATTGTAGTGGCGGCGACGATAGTAGACCATCAGGCCATAGCtggcacacagcagcacagTAATGATGAATATGAGAATGCCTAATCGAAGATTTCAAATCAGCTTATGTTATATTCCAATGCCACTTGATTTATCACCTGTCGCCGCACCCAAGTTGGCCTCCTCATAGGTCATCATCATGGTTGAGCGCTTGCATTCACGCTCCCAGTTCCCGGGCAGCACATCCTGGTAGAGTTTGACTAGAGTTTTCAGTGGGCAGGACAGGCCACAGCCGGGTATGTCCAGGGGTAGAGGCTCCGCCGTGGTGTTCTTATAGAACACAGACACCAAGGGGGTGTTGCTATCATCCACGCGCATCTCCAGCATAATGCAGGCGGCATATGGTGGACTGTGCAGCTGTGAAAGGCAAGGAATCATCATCAATCTCTCTCAATCATAATACAATCTGAAAAATTTACCTCAAATAATTTCAGGGAGTTCAAAACATTTGCAATCGTTGTGTCATGGGCACTGTAGATCCACAGCGAACGATCGGGCTTCAGTTGATTGTTTAACTTTTTGTCGAACCGCTCGAAAATATCCTTTAGCAGTGGACCCGTCTTGAATCTCGCCATGCTGCGCGTGAACGTGGCAATGGAGAAGGCAAAATTGGACACGTAGGTGAGCTCCTCCTTGCCATACACCTTCTCCGCCCACACTGGCAGTGTCATGTTGTAGAGCTTCTCAATGAACAGCGTGTTATTCAAGTACTGGGCATCTATAAAGGACTTGACGAGGCGTCCACTGTTCTGAGTCAGGTAGGAGAGGAGCTCGCGATAGCGCACGTACAGAGCCTGGAACTCTGACGAGGCTTCCAGCGTGGCCAACTCATAATCGTAGGCCGGGCATGAGGCCTTCGCTGCCAGTATGGAATCGTCCTTCTCGGGCACAGTGTGCACGGGCACGGGCTGCCAATCTATGCGTGGGTTCCATATATCATCGCCCTGTGGTTCGTACAGTCCCGCGAGATCCGATTGGGCGCTCATCAGGGTCCGATCCACATCGGTCGACTGAACAAAGATGTCCTCGTTCGTATATCTCGAGCCCAGCAACGATTTGTATCGATTTCGCAGCCATTTGCCCAGCTCGTAGTGCTGCTCTTTGCCCAGCTGAAAAGCAGGGAAACCCCAACATTATTTTATGCCACGTTTTTAGGCCTTGACTCGTCTACTCACATTGGTCAGTTGTCCCCAGCCTGTGGGCCAAAACTTTCTATTATTCCAGGGATCCGTCGGATATGGGTCCACTGGCGTACGGTCTCCATGTCGAAAAATCTGCGTTGCATACGTTTACGTTTAAATTTACATGGAAATTAGATacgataaatatttgtaaatgataaaacaaaacagaattgCAACACCAACAACGCACGAGCCACGATAAGACGACTTACCACATGCGCAAACTTTAGCTCGCCTGGCAGCGTGGCCAACTGGTCGGGCGGGGGCCGCGTCTCACCTTCGCTGCTGCCATATGTTGGGATGTGGACGGCATTTCCTATGCCAAATGAGAGCACACATAGCACGCCGATCACAAGCAAGGCCTTGGCACAGCAGAGCTGGTGACTGTGGTTCCACATTTTCAGTGCAAAACTTGTCAGAAGCGTCCGACACCGACTGCGGGAGAGTATGGAGCATGTGTGCATATGGAGGGCTTAAATTGTAAGCCAACAGACGAATTTCTGCCTTGGCTGTTGAACACACACGGGGGCTTACCTCAATCGTAGCACTGGCCAGCTTATGGgacttccttttatttatatagacTCGCAATTTAGGTTTAGGCAATCGCCatatttctttgtttataAATTTGATGACAAACTTGATAAGTCGCAGTGCAGCTTTGCTGAAGTCGATATTCGATAACGATAGGCGTTGACCATAGGTAACCCGACAGCCCTGGCGCGCTCgttaaaattcaaaacaagTGTGAATGGTATTTGTGATTGATTGTATTGATTGACTCGTCGTATCTAGTTGCACATAATTTATATGATTATTTAAGTATTGCGGTAAATATTGTAACAATCTTAGCTACAGataacaaatacatatactGTTTGATGTGGGCTTAAAAGTACTGCATCGGGGCGAAtgagaaaaactaaaaaaaaaatctgttATGCTTAAATTAATTGTGAGGGGGGGCGGGGCGCACGAgacaatggaaaacaaaaattggcTATTACAATATTCATTTGAGTTGCCGAAGCATTTGCGAAGCAGCACTTCAAAATCTCCTATTTCCGCCCATATTATTTGGTCCCGGTCTGGGCCCGTTGAAACTGTAGAGGCGAAAACACAATGTAATaggaattatttaattatgtgACGGCTATACCAACCGATTCCGATGTACGGCCCCTCCCCCACGGCCGCCTTCGTGCCTGCCCAGTGGAGGAAACTCTGTTTGATATGATCCATGCAAGCCGCCGCTCTGATCGTGTCCCGGCTTGTTGCCTGCGCCTCCTTGACGCTGTGGCCTATTGTGCTCATTGTTGGCGGCACCACGTCTGGCATTAAATCCACCGCGGTCATTGTAGCTGCCACGTCTACCTTGCGGATCAGCACTTGgagtaaaatataattaaaacacACATTTAAGGGAAGGCTCTAAGGGAATACCCGTTCACTCCGGAACTGTGGcgattgccgctgccgctgttgctgccattgcgAAAGCGATTCTGCTGCACACCAAAGGtcatctgttgctgctccacGGGCAAGGCGAAGCCACGACGATCTTGTCTTACCCCCCTGGGATTGTTAAAGCTAGAGTTTCCGGCAAGAAAATCATTATTGTTATTCGATGGACTGTTTTTGAGGTTCCTCCTGGGCCCCTGGGGAGCACCTCTATTGGCATTGCTCGGCCCTGCGCCGTCGCTATTGTCCCTGTGTTGAAATCGGCGACCGCCATCGTCACCGTTTCTGCCCCCATTACTTCCTACGCTGAATTTATTCCTATAACCCTGAGGAGACTCGTTCgacgtctgctgctgcggtggtcCCTTGCTGTACGGCGCATTGCGCTGTTGTCTAAAAGTGGTCTCATTCCTAATGGGCCCAAACTGACTGCCATTCGAGTTGAAGCCACCTTCACTGCCGTATCTACCGCCTGCGCTACCACCGCCATCGCGCCTATTGTTCGAGCCGCCACTTTGACCTGTGCGAGAGATACATTATCATGAGTAAATAATATAAACATGTGCGACTGTGAGGCTTACCCTCCAGCGATCTGCGCCCTgagccgccaccaccgccgacACTTGGCGGGACACGACTGCCGGCTCCATTTCtgcttctttcttttggcCTGCCGGCCTCAACCACAATTGAAACTCCTTTGAAAAGTGTTCCATTGAGGGCGGCTATGGCCGCATCGGCCATGTCGGAAGTCTCTAGATGCACGAATCCACATCGATTCATAACATCTGCCTCAACGACAGCTCCATAGTTTGAAAAGAGGCGTCTGAGCTCGTCCGGTTTGCAGCCAGACGGCAGGCTGCCAACGAAGACTTTCGCAGTCTGCAGTGTGGATAAAACAACCTATTTTATAATTTACCGATTCTGACCACATCTTCAGCTCTTAcgtacagacatatgtatgtatttatttttcttttctctatGTGTTTTcgcgtttttcttttattaataTAGAGATGGGCATCGTGCACTTGCCAGAGAAATCTAGTGTGGGGTAACGAGCCAAAACACCGAGCATATCGATGTTTGCGATAGTCAGCTATCAGCCCCgcttttgtttacaatttcaatatttacaattatttctattttcaattttccaactGCCCAACTGAAATGTGGACAACGCCAAGCAATGGGGACAGCTTCGTAAATATGGATTGCAGCAAGAACGTGGTGACCATTATGCCGAGCGTGGAAATGTTGGTCAGCTTTTCGCACGACACGATGCGCGCCAAAAAGCCTTGTTTACTGTACGCCGAACGGATGGACTTCAAAGAGATGATGGTGAGCGGAGCAGAGACCAGAACACCCCCTCCCCGATATTAAACATTTACCTTTTGCAGCAACTGCGCTTAGCGGAGAAAGCCGATCAGCGTCGCATGTACATAACGACTGTGGACTGTACTTCCTTCCACGAGCTGAAGCAGGATCAGTGCCTGAATGTGACCTTCGCTGGGTTCATGGACAATGTGGTGCGCATGCTCAGAGACTGCCAGTCGGGCAAACTGGAGCTGCACCTGGCCGCCAGAGAGCCAAATGGCACCGATTACCAGCTGCAGTTTGTGGAAATAAGATCCTTCAAGAATCTCATACACTTGTGCCTGCCCTGCCGATCTGCACCTCTAAACACGGTGCTCTACTACATAAATCTCATGCTAGATGCCTCGCACAAGAAGTGCTTTCTGCTGGAGGAGAGCATACAGCAGGTACAGCTGGAGTTGAGCTCACAGCGTGCGCACATGGATAGATTGGGTGCGGAAAACAGCAAACTGAGGGAGGCACTGGCTGAGAATACGCAACGtttggaggagcagcactcCGCCGAGTTGCAGCAAATGCAGGAGCAGCTGTCCAAGGTGAACGAGCAGCGCAGCAGTGAGCTGGAACGCAACCGCAGATCGATCTCCAGCATCCAGACGCAGTTGGAGAAGGCAAACGCGGACAAGTGCGACACAAAGATAGCGCTGGAACAGGCCGAGCAGCGCACCCAAGCATTGAGTGATGAGCTAGCCAGCTGCAAGTCCCGCATGTGCAGCCTCAAGGAACAAAACGACAAGCTGCACAGCGACAAAGTCAATGCCAAGAAGCACGAGCGCAAATTGGAGTACAAAATTGAAGATCTCAAGCAGCACACCgccgagctgcaggagcacatTCAGCGAGGCAACAAGGAGAAGGCCAACGTGGCTGCCGAGCTGGAGGCGGAGAAGAAGATTTTGCACACAAAGCGGCAGGCGCTGGAAATGGCATCCGAGGAGATAGCCAAGGCCAATCAGATAATCCTCAAGCAGAACCAAGAGATCCTGGGCCACAGGAAAACGATTGGCTGGCGCACGGAAGTGGCGCTGCAGCAGGAAAAGGCCATtcaggagaaggagaaactCTTGTCCCTGCGCGAAAATGAGCTGAGGGAAGCGCGAATTACAATCAAAGAGCTGCGCGAGGAGATTCCCCACCAACTGCTGTCCATGCGACAGTTTGCCAACACCCTGGAGAAAAAGTATTCAAGTCGTAAGTGATTCCTTTTGAGAGAGTTTCTTCCTTACTAAACTCAGACTTTCAATTACAGAGATACTCACACTGAAGGAACGTTTGTCGGGAACGTGCACCGGCAAGGAGAACCGCCGCTAGGCGTCCACGTGCTTAGTTTTTCATGTTTCTTATCGTTAATTTATTCTCATTTCTCATTGGTAGGTTTAATAAAATTTAGTTGTATTGTTTGTCGCTAGTCATACTCCTCCTCGACACTGGTGACGGCCTGAGCGGCAGCCACGTTAACAGCCTGACTGATATCCTCGATCTGGTTCATCTTCAGCCTCTCGCGTATCAGCTCGGCTATGGCCTTCTGTGTGCGGCGCTCCAGACGATCCAACTTTTTGCTGGCGTCGCGCTTTAGGTCCCAGTCGGGCTTGCGTGGAGCCAGGTTGCTTATGTCTATCTCGTCGATTACCATCGGTTGTTGCAATAAATTCAGCTGCGTCTCAACGGCGGTCTCGATGGTCCCCGTTGGCTCCTGCAAGAGAACTTCCCCGATcgtgttttcattttgtggtttgtAGCTGCGGAAAACTGGCctgcaaagaaagaaagtttgGGGTTACTAAATACACCTTTGCACGGCCATTTACACCATAATTACTTGGGCAATTTTTCATTCAGTTCGGACGAATCGGCGCCTTTGTTTTGGACCTGTTCCCGCAGTTTCTGCAATCGCTCCTTGCGCTTTAGGGACTCTTCCGTCAGTTTGCCCACGTTGTTGTTATCCATGAGCACgatgttttaattttttattcaaCTATATTGAATTCTTCTGCCTGGCTTGGCAAGATTTATAtctattttgttatttgttattaatttcCAATGCAACTAATTGTTGAACACTGGAAAAACCTCCGCGTTTTCATCAGACCATCGATGTATCGATAGATGCCTACATGTATACATAGCATTGTGTTACCTGAGGGGAGGGGAGCTTGCCTTGCGTATAGTTTTTATctgaattaaacaaataagcTATAAAATACAGTTATTTGATCCTGCTGATTTGGCTTTGGACTCGAAACCGTGCTAAGGCCAGTGCTAAGGCCCTCCGTGCAGCGAACACACCTGGATGCGACGAAATAAACAAGCGaagacacaacacaacaaatttttgtgcgtttgcagctgccacaactgTTTTGGAGtaaccaaaataaattgccCAGAGCTGGTGCTCTAGTGCAGTGTGCGCGCACACCAATTTGAGACGCAAACGCTCTGCTTTTAGGTAACTCTTTgattctgtggctgtggctgtggctgtggctattaaaacccgcagccgctgcctgctgcctgcagccagcctgtcgctgctgtatttacatgtacatagCTAATAAacgtgtgttttttttttctcgatCAAAGGGAGCAGGGAGCGAATCCCATTGTTCTGCCTCGGCGACTAGTGACATCGTTTTGCCCGGCAGCTGTGCTAAAAATGGAGTGGACCAGGGAGAAGACACTGCAGCTCATCGTCGAGTACCGGTGTCGTCGTGGCCTGTGGGACATGACATGTGACGAATATCGCAAGAAAGAAGTCAAGCAGAAGCTCTTGAACGAGGTCGGGCAGGCGCTTGGCGGGAACATACCCACGAACGAGCTGGAGAAAAAGTTTCACACGCTGCGCACTCAATACCACAGAGAAATAAATCGCATGAAACGGAAGGAGCCGTACAACTCAAAGTGGTTTGGCTTCAAGAATCTCGCGTTTCTCAGCTCGCCCTACGCCTGTCGCTCCACGAAGGGCCGCGTGAAGATCGAAATGCAGTCGGACGAGCGCAGCAGTCGGTCCAACGCGCTGGAGAAGCTCATCGAGGAGACGACCAAGGATGTCGACGAGGACCTCATCGATGAGTCGGAGCAGGAGGACATGGAGGTCAAGCCGAAGCTGAGCAAAGAGATAAACGTGCGCTATGTCAGCCATGTCCTGCACGATGAAGAGCACGAAACGATCGAGAGTCATCATCAGCAGTCGCTAATGGATATACACGGGGAGCCTGTGGAAGCGGTCAGCTTTCAGGCCAATGAGAATGGAGAGCTCCACTACCAGTCGACTCCAGCGACGAACACTGCCATATCCAGTAACGCGGTGCACGTGCTCTCCGGTCGCATCATAAAGATACCCAAGCGAGACGCCAACGCGGACACAGATGGCGGCTACTACGACGAGCACCACCTGCACCCGCCGCCAGTCAAGCGCCTCTACTACGACACCAGCAACACTTCACACAACGCCACTATATTGGAATCCACGCAAAATGGCACGCCCGTGGTCAACATACGCCTGCCGAAGGTCAACAATGCAGGCAATGCGCCCCTCCTGTCCAGCAAGGCGGGCACCTCGTCCCTCACCAGCCCAGCCTCACCGACGGTCGTGAACATGCCGCCGCGCGACGAGTTCTCAACGTACGGCGAGTACGTGGCCAATGAGTTGCGTGCCATCACCAACCGGGAGAACCTCATCGCACTCAAACACAAGATCAACACGGTCATATTCGAGACAAACATGGCCGAGTTTCAGAAATAATTCACACGAGAGCACATCCCTTAGCTGCACTTTGACAAACTAATTATCTTACCTAGA from Drosophila subobscura isolate 14011-0131.10 chromosome O, UCBerk_Dsub_1.0, whole genome shotgun sequence encodes:
- the LOC117898881 gene encoding prostatic acid phosphatase, producing MWNHSHQLCCAKALLVIGVLCVLSFGIGNAVHIPTYGSSEGETRPPPDQLATLPGELKFAHVIFRHGDRTPVDPYPTDPWNNRKFWPTGWGQLTNLGKEQHYELGKWLRNRYKSLLGSRYTNEDIFVQSTDVDRTLMSAQSDLAGLYEPQGDDIWNPRIDWQPVPVHTVPEKDDSILAAKASCPAYDYELATLEASSEFQALYVRYRELLSYLTQNSGRLVKSFIDAQYLNNTLFIEKLYNMTLPVWAEKVYGKEELTYVSNFAFSIATFTRSMARFKTGPLLKDIFERFDKKLNNQLKPDRSLWIYSAHDTTIANVLNSLKLFELHSPPYAACIMLEMRVDDSNTPLVSVFYKNTTAEPLPLDIPGCGLSCPLKTLVKLYQDVLPGNWERECKRSTMMMTYEEANLGAATGILIFIITVLLCASYGLMVYYRRRHYNLYTSYSQMA
- the LOC117898882 gene encoding keratin, type I cytoskeletal 9; translation: MSTAKVFVGSLPSGCKPDELRRLFSNYGAVVEADVMNRCGFVHLETSDMADAAIAALNGTLFKGVSIVVEAGRPKERSRNGAGSRVPPSVGGGGGSGRRSLEGQSGGSNNRRDGGGSAGGRYGSEGGFNSNGSQFGPIRNETTFRQQRNAPYSKGPPQQQTSNESPQGYRNKFSVGSNGGRNGDDGGRRFQHRDNSDGAGPSNANRGAPQGPRRNLKNSPSNNNNDFLAGNSSFNNPRGVRQDRRGFALPVEQQQMTFGVQQNRFRNGSNSGSGNRHSSGVNGADPQGRRGSYNDRGGFNARRGAANNEHNRPQRQGGAGNKPGHDQSGGLHGSYQTEFPPLGRHEGGRGGGAVHRNRFNGPRPGPNNMGGNRRF
- the LOC117898880 gene encoding spindle assembly abnormal protein 6 homolog, which gives rise to MWTTPSNGDSFVNMDCSKNVVTIMPSVEMLVSFSHDTMRAKKPCLLYAERMDFKEMMQLRLAEKADQRRMYITTVDCTSFHELKQDQCLNVTFAGFMDNVVRMLRDCQSGKLELHLAAREPNGTDYQLQFVEIRSFKNLIHLCLPCRSAPLNTVLYYINLMLDASHKKCFLLEESIQQVQLELSSQRAHMDRLGAENSKLREALAENTQRLEEQHSAELQQMQEQLSKVNEQRSSELERNRRSISSIQTQLEKANADKCDTKIALEQAEQRTQALSDELASCKSRMCSLKEQNDKLHSDKVNAKKHERKLEYKIEDLKQHTAELQEHIQRGNKEKANVAAELEAEKKILHTKRQALEMASEEIAKANQIILKQNQEILGHRKTIGWRTEVALQQEKAIQEKEKLLSLRENELREARITIKELREEIPHQLLSMRQFANTLEKKYSSQILTLKERLSGTCTGKENRR
- the LOC117898884 gene encoding coiled-coil domain-containing protein 12, whose translation is MDNNNVGKLTEESLKRKERLQKLREQVQNKGADSSELNEKLPKPVFRSYKPQNENTIGEVLLQEPTGTIETAVETQLNLLQQPMVIDEIDISNLAPRKPDWDLKRDASKKLDRLERRTQKAIAELIRERLKMNQIEDISQAVNVAAAQAVTSVEEEYD
- the LOC117898883 gene encoding uncharacterized protein LOC117898883, whose amino-acid sequence is MEWTREKTLQLIVEYRCRRGLWDMTCDEYRKKEVKQKLLNEVGQALGGNIPTNELEKKFHTLRTQYHREINRMKRKEPYNSKWFGFKNLAFLSSPYACRSTKGRVKIEMQSDERSSRSNALEKLIEETTKDVDEDLIDESEQEDMEVKPKLSKEINVRYVSHVLHDEEHETIESHHQQSLMDIHGEPVEAVSFQANENGELHYQSTPATNTAISSNAVHVLSGRIIKIPKRDANADTDGGYYDEHHLHPPPVKRLYYDTSNTSHNATILESTQNGTPVVNIRLPKVNNAGNAPLLSSKAGTSSLTSPASPTVVNMPPRDEFSTYGEYVANELRAITNRENLIALKHKINTVIFETNMAEFQK